The nucleotide window CGGTCCGGATGCTGAGGCAGTGGCCGCCATGCTCCGCACCATCGGGGTAGACTCGGTCGAGCAGCTCATCGACGAAACAGTGCCCGCCGCCATCCGGCTCAAGCGCGAGTTGAACCTGCCCGCTGCCCTCACGGAGCGGGCTTTTTTGGCGAAATTCAAAGGCATTGCCAGTAAGAATAAGATTTACAAGAACTACATCGGCCTGGGCTACCACGACACGGCCCTGCCGGCCGTAATTCAGCGCAACATCCTGGAAAATCCGGGCTGGTACACGGCCTACACGCCCTACCAGGCCGAAATTGCCCAGGGCCGCCTCGAAGCCCTGATCAACTACCAGACCATGGTAATTGACCTTACGGGCCTCGAAATTGCCAACGCCAGCCTGCTCGACGAAGGCACCGCCGCCGCCGAGACCATGCACATGTTCCACAGCCAGAGCAAGAAGAAAAACGCCACGCGCTTCTTCGTTTCGGACCTCGTGCTGCCCCAGACCATTGATTTGATGCGCACCCGCGCCACCCCGCTTGGCATCGAGCTGGTGGTGGGTGACCACCGTTCGGTTGATTTGTCGGACGATTCGCTGTTTGGCGCCCTGCTGCAGTACCCCGCCGCCGACGGCCAGATTTTCGACTACAAAGACTTTATCAGCAAGGCCCACGACCACGGCATTTTCGTGACCGTAGCCGCTGATTTGATGGCCCTGACCCTGCTCACGCCTCCCGGCGAGCTGGGTGCCGACGCCTGCGTGGGCAACTCCCAGCGCTTCGGCGTACCGATGGGGTACGGCGGCCCCCACGCCGGCTTCCTGGCCACCAAAGACGCTTTCAAGCGCGTGATTCCCGGCCGTATCATCGGCCAGAGCATTGATGCGGCCGGCAACAAGGCCTACCGCATGGCCCTGCAGACCCGCGAGCAGCACATCCGCCGCGAAAAAGCTACCTCCAACATCTGCACCGCCCAGGTGCTCTTGTCGGTGCTGGCTGGCATGTACGCTGTGTATCATGGTCCGCAGCGCATCCGCCAGTTTGCCACCAACATCCACGCCCTGACTCAGCTGCTGGAAAAGGAGCTCAAGGCTCTGGGCCTGGAGCAAGCCAACGAGTTCTATTTTGACACGCTCAACATCCAGCTGGAAAGCGCCGAGCTGCAGCAGGCCGTGAAGCGCGAAGCCGAAGCCGCTGGCATCAACTTCCGCTACTTCGGCGAGTCGAACGTGGGCATTTCCCTGCACCAGAACACCGAAGCTTCCGACGTAGCCTTCATCGTGGCCGTGTTTGCCAAGGTGCTGGGTAAGTCGGCCGCGGAAGCCGTGGAAATTCCCGAGGAAGTAGAGCTGACCTGGCCCAAGAACTTGGTCCGCACCTCGGAGTACCTGACCCACCCCATCTTCAACACGCACCACTCCGAGCACGAGATGCTACGCTACATGAAGCAGCTGGAAAACAAGGACCTGAGCCTGGCTCACTCCATGATTCCGCTGGGCTCGTGCACGATGAAGCTCAACGCCACGGCCGAAATGATTCCGGTGACCTGGCCCGAAATCGGTAGCCTCCACCCCTTCGCCCCGCGCGAGCAGGCCCAGGGCTACCAGCAGATTTTCGAGGACCTGGAAGCCTGGCTCTGCGAGGTAACGCGCTTTGCCGCCGTTAGCTTGCAGCCTAACTCGGGCGCCCAGGGGGAATACGCCGGTCTGCTCGTGATTCGCGCCTACCACGAAGGCAACGGCCAGGGTCACCGCAACATTGCTCTGATTCCGGCTTCAGCCCACGGTACCAACCCCGCTTCGGCCGTTATGGCCGGCATGCAGGTGGTAGTTGTGAAAAGCTCGGACGCCGGTGAAATCGATGTAGAAGACCTCAAGGCCAAAGCCGCCCAGCACGCCGACAACCTGAGCTGCCTGATGGTAACCTACCCCAGCACCCACGGTGTGTACGAGGAAACCATCATCGACATCTGCGAGACGATTCACCAGCACGGCGGCCGCGTGTACATGGACGGCGCCAACATGAACGCCCAAGTGGGCCTCACTTCACCCGCCACCATCGGGGCCGACGTGTGCCACCTGAACCTGCACAAGACCTTCTGCATCCCCCACGGCGGCGGCGGCCCCGGCGTAGGCCCCATCGGCGTAGTAGCTGATCTGGCTCCCTACCTGCCCGGTCACGTGGTAGTCGAAGTTGGTCACAAAAAAGCTACCGGCGCCGTTTCGTCGGCTCCCTGGGGCTCAGCCAGCATTCTGCCCATCAGCTACGCCTACATTTCGATGATGGGTGGCGAAGGGCTGAAAGCCGCTACCCAGACGGCTATTCTGAACGCCAACTACATCAAGGCCCGCCTCGAGGAGCATTATCCCGTGCTCTACACCGGTGCCAACGGCCGCTGCGCCCACGAAATGATTCTGGACTGCCGCCAGTTCAAGAAGGCCGGCATCGAGGTCGAGGATATTGCCAAGCGCCTCATGGACTACGGGTACCACGCCCCCACGGTGTCTTTCCCCGTAGCCGGCACCCTGATGGTGGAGCCCACCGAATCGGAAAGCAAGGAGGAGCTGGATCGCTTCTGCGACGCCATGATTTCGATTCGCAAGGAAATTACCGAAGTAGAGTCGGGTAAGGCTGATGCCAAGGATAACGTGCTCAAGCATGCTCCGCACACCGCCGCGGCCGTGCTCAGCCACGAGTGGAACCGGCCTTACTCGCGTGAGCAGGCCGTGTACCCCTTGCCCTACACGCGTATGGCCAAGTTCTGGCCCACCGTTAGCCGCATCGACTCGGCTTACGGCGACCGGAACCTGATCTGCTCCTGCACCCCGCTGGAGGAGTACGCCGACCACGAAGAGCAGCTAGTAGCCACCGACAAAGGACCTTCCTACTAAGCCCTGCTTACTGACCTAAAAAGAGCCGCCCCGAAAGGAGCGGCTCTTTTTATTTTACGGGTTTGCAAGCGGGTGTGTAGCAGAACGGCAGACTTGGAAATAGCCTAACGCTGCGGGAAGCAGGTGCGGTACATGTAGCCGGTTAGGGGCTTGCCATCTTTGGTCACGCGGGCCTTCACGAAGTAGGCATCCACGGTGTCCATTACCTGCACTTCCATGCCCGAACCAACGGTCGTGAGCTGCGCCGATTGTTTGTTCATGCCATCATATAGCGTACACTCTACCACGGTGTTGTAGGCAACGGGCGTACGGTTGGGGCGGGTAGAAGTTGACGTCTCGCCAGCGGCACTACAGGAAGCCAAAGCTGCAAGACTAAAGAAGTAGAGTAGTCGTTTGTTCATATTGCGTTATTAGGTCGGTTAAGATAGGGCTATTTCAAGCCTAAAAGGAATTTTCCTATAAATTTTCTTCACTGGGATAGGCTGCAAGCCTACTACTTTGGGAACGTTGCAGTACCTCTCAACGTTAAAATAGCAGACCCGGAAAGGTGGGATTTTTCAGTCGGCATTTTCGGCTGATTCTCGCTACTGGGGTTCCTTTCTCCACTATCTGATAAACGACGATGAACCGCATATCCCGCTTATTTGCCCGTCCGCTGGCCATGGCCGCCGTGGGTCTTTCCTTGCTATTGGGCGTTACTAGCTGCGCTAGTTCTTCCCACGTAGGGGTTACTTCTGATTTCGACCACTCGGTTAACTTCCGGGCCTACAAAACCTGGGCGTGGTATCCGCAGCAGGTACCCGATACCCAGGGTGGGCCAGCTAAGGGCTACGAATCTTTCCTGGACAAGCGCATGCGCACGGCCGTGGAAGCCGAAATGGGCCGCAAGGGTCTGACTCAGGTTGAGAAAAACCCTGACGTGTACGTGGCTTACAGCGCTAAAGTGGAAGATAAGCAGCGTATCAACAATAACTATCCTCCCTTTGGCGGTTACTACGGCTATTATGGCTACGGCTATGGTCGGGGCCTCAACTCGGTATCGGAGTATAAAGAGGGTACCGTCATTATCGACATAGTCGATGCCAAGCGTAAAGAGCTGGCGTGGCGCGGCATGGGCGAAGCCCAAGTCGATAAGCAAACCATTTCCGAGCCAGAAGTGTACCGTATCGTAGGCAGCGTGCTGGGTGCTTTTCCTCCTACCGACGAACGCAACAGCCAGGCTCGACGGTAAGCTTACCTGCTCGTTTACACAAACAAAAAGCGCGGCCTCCGTATGGGAGCCGCGCTTTTTGTTTGTACTAAACGGAATTCGATACTTAGATGGGCACGTTGACGTGGCGCTCGGCGTGATAGCTGCTGCGTACCAACGGACCAGCTTCTACGTACTTCAGGCCCCGGCGCAAGCCCTCCTCGCGGTAGTGCGCGAACAGGTCAGGGTGAATGAACTCGGCTACTTCGATGTGGCGCTTGGTAGGCTGCAGGTATTGGCCCAAAGTCAGAATGTCGAGGCCGTTGGCCGCCAGGTCGTCCATGGCCTGGTACATTTCTTCCTTGGTTTCGCCCAGGCCCAGCATAATGCCCGACTTGGTGCGCTTACCAGCTTCCTTCGTGCGGCGAATCTGCTCGAGGCTACGGTCGTACTTGGCTTGGGGACGCACGAGGCGGTAGAGACTGCCCACGGTTTCCACGTTGTGCGACACCACTTCCTGCCCGCCGGCAATCATGGTATCCAGCGCGGCCCAGTTGGCTTTCACGTCCGGAATCAGGGTTTCGATGGTTGTGGCAGGGCTCAGCTCCTTGATGCGCACCACCGTTTCAAGCCAGATACTGGCGCCGCGGTCTTTCAGCTCATCGCGGTTGACGCTAGTAATTACGGCGTGCTTCACGCCCATCAGCTGAATGGCTTCGGCCACGCGCCGGGGCTCGTCGGTATCGTACTCATTGGGGCGGCCCGTGGCCACGGCGCAAAACGAGCAGGAACGCGTGCACACGTTGCCCAGAATCATGAAGGTAGCGGTGCCGGCACCCCAGCACTCACCCATGTTGGGGCAGTTGCCGCTTTCGCAGATGGTGTGCAGTTTGTGCTCGTCTACCAGGCGGCGCACTTTGGCATATTCGGGACCTACCGGCAGCTTCACGCGCAGCCAGTCCGGTTTCCGGGGCTTGGCTGGCACCGCCGGAGCGGCCGTTTCAGCTTGAATGATAGGTAAAGTCAACAACAGGTCATCCATACTACAAAGGTAGCTGTCAGTTAGCAGTTATGAGTACCATCCGTAAGCGGGACAGGTAAAAAACGAAGGACTTTTCCGTCGTCGGGGTATAAACACCCGAGCGCCAGAAAAGTCCAAATTCGTTGTAAAAAACTGCGCCGTCTTTCTAGCTGCGGTGCCCGATGTAAAGCGTCAGGTACACGGAGGGAAAGAAGTTCGTGTTAAGCGTCGCGTCGTTGATGTTCGGGGCCCGCAGAATGGTGAGCTCCTTGGGGTATAATTCGAACAAAAAGCCCGTTTCAATGCCGGCCACTGCGTCGCGGTAACGGCCGTACTCAAAGCTCAGGGCCCCGCGCAGGTGCCCCCGATGCGGGCCTTGGTTTGATTGGCTCCCGAGAAAATCGGGGCCCGATCCAGAATGCGGGAGTCGGCGGAGTTGATTACAGGGTCATACTGCTCGCTGCGAATGTCTTCCTGCACCGGCGCGCCGGGCCGGTTTTCCCGCACCGTATAGTCGTAGTAGATGTAGTATGGCATCAGCAGGCCGATGGACGGGCCCGCACCAACCAGGGCGTTTACCTGCACACCTGATTCCGGCGCTTTGCGGAAGATTACCCGCTGCATACCATACGAAGGGCGCAATACAAACAAGTAGTTTGACTTGCCAAATACGAAGGAGCCACCCGAGTTCTGGTTTAGCACGCGCTGCTCCTTGGGGTGCTTTACCTCTACCCCTTCTACGCCCCAGAAGCGGGACCATTTCTCGTCCAGCACGCGGGTAGAGCGCACCGCCACGCCGCCAATAAGGCCGCCGCGGGTGTTGAAGTTGATGCCGTAAGTGAATTCCTTCCGGTAAGACGGCTCCTCGGAGGACACCTGCGCCTGTGCGGCAGACGCAGCCCCAGCAGGGCCAACAAGCTAAGACCGAATGTATAGAGGTTGCGCACGGGGAGCGAGGAGCTAGACGAGTGGGAAATAAACCGCGAAAAAGAGGCCCGTAGGCCCTACAATCTAAAGTACGTAAATTTGCTGGCAATGTCTCGCCAACTTTCTGACTATGAGCACTGCCACCGCCCGCTACACCGGTAACCTTCGCACCGAAGCTGTTCACTCCGCTTCCGGCACTACTATTTTCACCGACGCCCCCGTAGATAACCACGGCCGGGGAGAGTCATTTTCTCCAACGGACCTGGTCAGCGCGGCGCTGGGCACTTGCATGATGACCATAATGGGCATCGTAGCGGAGCGCCAGCAGCTAAACCTGACCGGGGTTAGCTTCGAGGTGCAGAAACACATGGCTACTGAGCCCCGGCGCATTGCCCAGATTGACGTAACCTTCCGGATGCCCGCAACCTTGTCGGACAAGGAACGGACCATACTCGAAAACGCAGCCCGAACCTGCCCGGTAGCTCTAAGCCTGAACCCCGAAATCCGGCAGGAGGTTCAGTTCCTCTACGAGTAGTGAGATGGTGAAATAGTGAACTGGTGAGTTGTCGTTCGAGCCGCGCATTGCTGCGCCGTCAGAACGTAGAACTCACCAGTTCACCAGTTCACTATTTCACCAATTCGCGTACGTCGCTGAGGCGGATGCTCATGTGGGAGGCATCGAAACGGCACTCGCCGTCCTGAATCAGCAGCAGCTGGGGCGACTCGTGGCGTACGCCAAACTTGTTGGCTATTTCGGCGGAAATGGGGCGGTAGCGCAGCAGATCCAGGTAGTAGATAGACGCGTTGGCCAGATTAGCATCGGGCCATTGGCGCTCCAGCTTGCTTTTGGCCGCGGCGCTGATAGAGCAACTCGTGCTGTGTTTGAAAATCAGGACCGGATGCTCGTGCGACTCGCGCACGATGTCGGTAAGCTGCTCGGCCTCGGTGAGGGGTTGCCAGGGAGTACTCATAGGATGGGTTAGTCTTTCGTCGCTTTCTTTTTCTTGCGGAGCCCCAGCCCGATGTGGGCCGGCTCACTCACGCGCGGCACGCCGGCGTTGTCAAACTTATAACTCTCGCGGCCGTCATTAGGTTGCTGAGGCTTGGCGGCGGCGCCGGGCTTCAAATCCGTCTTTTCGACGGCCAGGTGGGAGTCTTTGTACTCGGCCTTGAACTTGCGGGCGTCGCGCAGGGCCCGACGGTTCTCGGCCCGCTTCCGGGCCGGATACATGTCTTCGGTTTGGGCCGCAGCCGCCGTACTGATACCCAGTACCAACCCAGCAATAATCCAGACGTGACGCATAAGAAGCAGGAAAAAGAAAGCGTGAAGTGGCAGACTACCCAGCGCCCCGACGGTGTAAGACCGAGGAGCTTCTTGTACGCAGAAGTGGCTGCCCGAGGTACTGAAAAAAGAGGTTAGAACGGGAGCGGGATGCCCAAAAACTTCCGCTGCCCTACTTTCTTCTTGAGGCGGCGGTTTTTGTACTTGGGCTTTTTAAGAATACCGTTCTTGTCGTAGCTGTTTTTCATGGGCTTGGCTTCCGTCGCCGCATCCATATCCCGGCCGTCGGCAGCTTCACTTTCCACCTTCTTGGCCTTGTGCACCTTGGGCTGCGGCGGGCCCTTGGGGTTGGGAATCCGGTAGGGATGGCAGCTCACCGACATCAGGAAGCACATGAGCACCAGCCCCAGCAAATGACGCAGACCACGAAAAGCAAAACGAATCATAAGGCGGCAATAGTCCGACTGAAGCGTATCAATCAGTCTGCAAGATAAATAGCAACCCGGACTCCACCCGCACTACCGGGCAGAATCCGGGCCGCGGGCTTAGTAGGCCAGGAGTTTCTCGACCCGCTCGCGCAGGCGCTGCTGGGGCAGAAAGGCCTTTTCCAGCGGCGGCGAGAAGGGAATGGCCGTGTCCAGGGAAGCTACGCGCTGCACCGGGCCGTCGAGGTGCTCGAAGCAGTGCTCGGCAATCCAGGCCGCAATTTCGCCGCCAATGCCGCCCGTAAGTGTGTCTTCGTGGAAGAGAATAACGCGGCCGGTTTTGAGCACCGTAGCCCGCACGGCTTCTTCGTCCCAGGGCAGCAGGGTGCGCAAGTCCAGAATGTCGCAGTCCAGATTCAGCTCTTCGGCCAGAGCGGTAGCCCAGTGTACGCCGGCCCCGTAGGTGATGATGCTCAGCTCGGAGCCTTCCCGGGCCAGGGCCGCCTTGCCGATGGGCGTGGTGTAGTAGGCATCCGGCACCGGCCCGCTGACAGAGCGGTAAAGCATCTTGTGCTCGAAGTAAATCACTGGGTTGGGGTCTTCGATGGCCGCGTTGAGCAGGCCTTTGGCGTCGTGGGGATTTGAAGGATACACCACTTTCAGGCCCGGGGTGTGGGTAAACCAGGCCTCGTTGCTTTGGGAGTGAAACGGCCCGGCGGCCGAGCCGGCCCCGGTGGGCATCCGCACCACCACGTCGGCATTCTGTCCCCAGCGGTAGTGGCTTTTGGCCAAGTTATTCACAATCTGGTTGAAGCCGCAGGTCACAAAGTCGGCAAACTGCATTTCGACCATGGCCTTCTTGCGCCGGATGCTCAGGCCCAGGCCCGCGCCCACAATGGCCGACTCGCACAAGGGCGTGTTGCGCACCCGCCCCTTGCCGAACTGCCCCACGAAGCCTTCGGTTACCTTGAACACCCCGCCGTAGTCGGCAATGTCCTGGCCCATGAGTACCAGCTCGGGGTAGCGCTCCATGCTTTGGCGCAGCGCGTCACTGATGGCGTCGACGTAGCGCTTGTCCGTTGCAGGCTGTTGGTTGTCACTTGTTAATTGAAGCGCAGCATCGGCCTCGAAGGGCTGGTACATGTCGGCTATTTCCTGCTCGATGCTGGCC belongs to Hymenobacter cellulosilyticus and includes:
- a CDS encoding OsmC family protein, which produces MSTATARYTGNLRTEAVHSASGTTIFTDAPVDNHGRGESFSPTDLVSAALGTCMMTIMGIVAERQQLNLTGVSFEVQKHMATEPRRIAQIDVTFRMPATLSDKERTILENAARTCPVALSLNPEIRQEVQFLYE
- a CDS encoding DUF4136 domain-containing protein — translated: MNRISRLFARPLAMAAVGLSLLLGVTSCASSSHVGVTSDFDHSVNFRAYKTWAWYPQQVPDTQGGPAKGYESFLDKRMRTAVEAEMGRKGLTQVEKNPDVYVAYSAKVEDKQRINNNYPPFGGYYGYYGYGYGRGLNSVSEYKEGTVIIDIVDAKRKELAWRGMGEAQVDKQTISEPEVYRIVGSVLGAFPPTDERNSQARR
- the lipA gene encoding lipoyl synthase, with the protein product MLTLPIIQAETAAPAVPAKPRKPDWLRVKLPVGPEYAKVRRLVDEHKLHTICESGNCPNMGECWGAGTATFMILGNVCTRSCSFCAVATGRPNEYDTDEPRRVAEAIQLMGVKHAVITSVNRDELKDRGASIWLETVVRIKELSPATTIETLIPDVKANWAALDTMIAGGQEVVSHNVETVGSLYRLVRPQAKYDRSLEQIRRTKEAGKRTKSGIMLGLGETKEEMYQAMDDLAANGLDILTLGQYLQPTKRHIEVAEFIHPDLFAHYREEGLRRGLKYVEAGPLVRSSYHAERHVNVPI
- a CDS encoding alpha-ketoacid dehydrogenase subunit alpha/beta, translating into MNFDRKDYSNDILLHLYQGLLKPRMIEEKMLILLRQGKVSKWFSGIGQEAISVGSTLALNPDEYILPLHRNLGVFTGRNVPLDRLFAQWQGKTTGYTKGRDRSFHFGTNEHHIVGMISHLGPQLAVAGGIALADLLDKEPRVTVTYSGDGGASEGDFHEALNVAAVWQLPVIFIIENNGYGLSTPSKEQFRFNYFIDKGPAYGMEAVQVDGNNVLEVYDTVRRLAEDLRQNPRPVLLEALTFRMRGHEEASGTKYVPQELFEEWAQKDPVENYEKWLLQEGILDEEARMRFRETIKREIEEGLRVADATPMPTASIEQEIADMYQPFEADAALQLTSDNQQPATDKRYVDAISDALRQSMERYPELVLMGQDIADYGGVFKVTEGFVGQFGKGRVRNTPLCESAIVGAGLGLSIRRKKAMVEMQFADFVTCGFNQIVNNLAKSHYRWGQNADVVVRMPTGAGSAAGPFHSQSNEAWFTHTPGLKVVYPSNPHDAKGLLNAAIEDPNPVIYFEHKMLYRSVSGPVPDAYYTTPIGKAALAREGSELSIITYGAGVHWATALAEELNLDCDILDLRTLLPWDEEAVRATVLKTGRVILFHEDTLTGGIGGEIAAWIAEHCFEHLDGPVQRVASLDTAIPFSPPLEKAFLPQQRLRERVEKLLAY
- the ytxJ gene encoding bacillithiol system redox-active protein YtxJ is translated as MSTPWQPLTEAEQLTDIVRESHEHPVLIFKHSTSCSISAAAKSKLERQWPDANLANASIYYLDLLRYRPISAEIANKFGVRHESPQLLLIQDGECRFDASHMSIRLSDVRELVK
- the gcvP gene encoding aminomethyl-transferring glycine dehydrogenase is translated as MILKTKPADVFVDRHNGPDAEAVAAMLRTIGVDSVEQLIDETVPAAIRLKRELNLPAALTERAFLAKFKGIASKNKIYKNYIGLGYHDTALPAVIQRNILENPGWYTAYTPYQAEIAQGRLEALINYQTMVIDLTGLEIANASLLDEGTAAAETMHMFHSQSKKKNATRFFVSDLVLPQTIDLMRTRATPLGIELVVGDHRSVDLSDDSLFGALLQYPAADGQIFDYKDFISKAHDHGIFVTVAADLMALTLLTPPGELGADACVGNSQRFGVPMGYGGPHAGFLATKDAFKRVIPGRIIGQSIDAAGNKAYRMALQTREQHIRREKATSNICTAQVLLSVLAGMYAVYHGPQRIRQFATNIHALTQLLEKELKALGLEQANEFYFDTLNIQLESAELQQAVKREAEAAGINFRYFGESNVGISLHQNTEASDVAFIVAVFAKVLGKSAAEAVEIPEEVELTWPKNLVRTSEYLTHPIFNTHHSEHEMLRYMKQLENKDLSLAHSMIPLGSCTMKLNATAEMIPVTWPEIGSLHPFAPREQAQGYQQIFEDLEAWLCEVTRFAAVSLQPNSGAQGEYAGLLVIRAYHEGNGQGHRNIALIPASAHGTNPASAVMAGMQVVVVKSSDAGEIDVEDLKAKAAQHADNLSCLMVTYPSTHGVYEETIIDICETIHQHGGRVYMDGANMNAQVGLTSPATIGADVCHLNLHKTFCIPHGGGGPGVGPIGVVADLAPYLPGHVVVEVGHKKATGAVSSAPWGSASILPISYAYISMMGGEGLKAATQTAILNANYIKARLEEHYPVLYTGANGRCAHEMILDCRQFKKAGIEVEDIAKRLMDYGYHAPTVSFPVAGTLMVEPTESESKEELDRFCDAMISIRKEITEVESGKADAKDNVLKHAPHTAAAVLSHEWNRPYSREQAVYPLPYTRMAKFWPTVSRIDSAYGDRNLICSCTPLEEYADHEEQLVATDKGPSY